The following proteins are encoded in a genomic region of Oncorhynchus kisutch isolate 150728-3 linkage group LG4, Okis_V2, whole genome shotgun sequence:
- the mfsd8l1 gene encoding uncharacterized protein mfsd8l1, with product MEFKRKKKMTYFTIGLIFLLSGMEYAVILPTIWRYLQTLGAAPYFLGLGLSAFSLSGLLSGPLFGHWSDKTHATKKIILFANLFEIVGNFMYFMGYSKWLLISSRLVAGVGTGAGSSIFGFMGRCTAHEDRSTVFASVMACRQIGLMIGPVLNLFLRLCDFKLGPFVVNKYTAPGLFMCFMWTLLQLVVVFMFWDLPPREELVGAGAEGTGTVEESAVGGAGSEGVGEGAVGGAEGGACGEGAVGGAWGEGACGEGAVGGAWGEGACGEGAVGGAWGEGACGEGAVGGAWGEGAGEGKPLLGQRPDILGSYGSVVTPDPPRSTANPAKSNLPHVSPTPSPPLEGVGDSSSASFSMSREFLREEVVVLFTAHFVILFNQTALETVVTPLTQQYFNFGELENSIIYCICSVEVITGFLFVHWLCRRTTERVVLAVGLILCHISCVWCLIFLANPQGNFPWQLAEFIIGVFLQISGLPFVAVAQVCLFSKITSLKSQGLSQGVRRSVGGLATILGPLWGGGLTGHMYIMLGLMMALLALFAIMFSFSYPRLVAPTVEHADCLEECDKCGGLRV from the exons ctgtGATCTTGCCCACGATATGGAGGTACCTGCAGACTCTGGGGGCAGCGCCTTACTTCCTAGGTCTGGGCCTTTCGGCATTCAGTCTGTCTGGTCTCCTCTCGGGCCCTCTGTTTGGCCACTGGTCTGACAAGACACACGCCACCAAGAAGATAATCCTGTTTGCAAACCTCTTTGAAATTGTCG GTAACTTCATGTATTTCATGGGCTACTCCAAATGGCTTTTGATCTCTAGCAGACTAGTGGCAG GTGTTGGTACAGGTGCTGGTTCGTCCATCTTCGGCTTCATGGGTCGATGCACAGCCCACGAGGACCGCTCCACTGTATTCGCATCGGTCATGGCGTGCCGACAGATTGGCCTAATGATTG GTCCCGTATTGAATCTCTTCCTGAGGCTTTGTGACTTCAAGTTGGGGCCATTCGTGGTGAACAAATACACTGCACCTGGG CTTTTTATGTGCTTCATGTGGACCCTCCTCCAGCTGGTCGTGGTCTTCATGTTCTGGGACCTCCCTCCCcgggaggagctggtgggggcgGGAGCCGAGGGGACGGGAACTGTGGAGGAGAGTGCAGTGGGGGGAGCTGGGTctgagggggtgggggagggagctGTGGGAGGAGCTGAGGGGGGAGCCTGTGGGGAGGGAGCTGTGGGAGGAGCCTGGGGGGAGGGAGCCTGTGGGGAGGGAGCTGTGGGAGGAGCCTGGGGGGAGGGAGCCTGTGGGGAGGGAGCCGTGGGAGGAGCCTGGGGGGAGGGAGCCTGTGGGGAGGGAGCTGTGGGCGGAGCCTGGGGGGAGGGAGCCGGGGAGGGGAAGCCCTTGCTCGGGCAACGCCCAGACATCCTGGGGTCCTACGGCTCGGTGGTGACCCCTGATCCTCCTAGGTCAACTGCTAACCCGGCCAAGTCCAACCTGCCTCATGTCTCTCCTACCCCCTCGCCCCCACTCGAAGGGGTGGGTGACTCTAGCTCTGCGAGTTTCAGTATGAGCCGAG AGTTCCTAAGGGAGGAGGTGGTTGTGCTGTTCACAGCTCACTTCGTCATACTGTTTAACCAGACAGCACTGGAG ACCGTCGTGACGCCGTTGACCCAGCAGTACTTTAACTTCGGGGAGTTGGAGAACAGCATCATTTACTGcatctgtagtgtggaggtgatCACAGGCTTCCTGTTTGTCCACTGGCTGTGCCGCCGCACGACCGAGAGGGTGGTGCTGGCCGTGGGCCTTATCCTCTGCCACATCTCCTGCGTATGGTGCCTCATCTTCCTGGCCAACCCACAGG gtaaTTTCCCCTGGCAGTTAGCAGAGTTCATCATTGGGGTGTTCCTGCAGATTTCTGGGCTCCCCTTTGTTGCTGTGGCCCAGGTGTGTCTCTTCTCCAAAATCACTTCGCTAAAGTCTCAAG ggTTGAGCCAGGGGGTGCGTCGCTCTGTGGGGGGTCTGGCCACTATCTTGGGCCCCCTATGGGGGGGTGGTTTGACGGGACACATGTACATCATGCTGGGGTTGATGATGGCTCTACTGGCCCTGTTCGCT ATCATGTTCTCCTTCTCCTATCCCCGTCTGGTGGCTCCCACTGTGGAACATGCAGATTGCTTGGAGGAGTGTGACAAATGTGGGGGTTTGCGAG TGTGA